Part of the Pseudomonadota bacterium genome, GGAGGCCTGAAGCCAGAAGGGGACGTTGTTGGCGGGGGTCAGCGCGCTCGTGTCCGCGAGGAGGCCCGTGAACGGAGCGGAACCATCGGAGTCCGCGTAGAACCGGAACTGGAGGGTCGTTCCACCCGCGTTGTTCACGAGACCGCCGACGCGGAAGGTGATCGTCGAGCCCGCCGCGAGCGTGTTCGCGGGAAGCACCACCTGACCGTTCGTGAAGATGTTCTCCGCGCCGCTGCTCGCACAGAACCCCGTGACCGGGGTCGTGAGCGCGAGCACCTTCGTCGTCGTGCCCGCCGCGCTCGACCCGCCGCCGCCGTTCCAGAGGAACGACGTGACCGTCGAGGCGTCGACCTCGGGCTGCCAGCCGCGCTCCAGACGGAAGTTCGCGGATGCGGTCGCGGTGCCGTTGTTGACGAAGGTCACACCCGTGGTGCTCACGGACTGCACCGCGATGCTCGTCGCGCGGTCGGCGATGACGAGCGTGGGGGCCACGGCGGCTCCGTTGCTCTCCAGCGTGTGCGGGACGACGACGGTGGACCCGGCGGCGAGGTTGGTGACAGAGACGACCTGAACGAGAAGTTGAGCCACGATGAAAACTCCGATGTGAGTGTTGAGGAGATGGCTCCCGAGGCTGGGCTTGAACCAGCGACCCACGGATTAACAGTCCGTTGTTCTACCGCTGAACTACTCGGGAACGGGGAGGATAAAGGCCTATGCGCTCTCCGCTGCTTTCACGGCCTCGGACACGCGCAGATAGTTACGGGCATTGTACCAGACAGTCGTGGCCCCGAAGAAGGCGAGAAGGCTCCCGGCGACGGGGTACTCGTGGCGGAGACGCATGCCGCCCCACGCCATGAGGGGACCGATGACGAAGACGTCGAGGACGCGGATGCGCTGCGTCTTCACCACGTCGTCGAGGAGTGCTATCTGCTCCGGGGTCATGCGCAGCACCGCTGCCAGAGCGCGATGCGCGCGTTTACCGAGTTCCAGCAGACGACGTCGAGGAAGCGTGCGAGGTAGTCCTTCCTCTTCGTGCCGTACTGGCAGTAGTAGGCGTGCTCCCACAGGTCCGAGACGAGGATGGGGAACGAGCCGTCGCTCCGCTGGGGGAGGATCGCGTTCGGGAGCGCGACGATGTTTGCGCGGCCCTTCCGGTCGAGCGTGAGCCACACCCACCCCGACCCGAACAAGGCTCCGCCCTTCTCGACCCACGCCTTCTTGAAGGCCTCGTACCCACCCAACTGCTCGACGACCTGCGCGCTCGCGCCCGTGGGCCGCCGACCCCCGCCTTGTGACGCCGGGCGCATGCCCTCCCACCACATGTTGTGGGCCCAGTACTGCGCTGCGTTGTTGTAGAGGGGGGAGCCGATGGGCGCGGTGGCGAGGATGCTGGGAAGACTCGCTCCCTTGGGCGCGAGTTCGTTCACCTTCTTCGTGTATCCCGCGTGGTTATCGAGGTAGTGCCGCCGAACCCCCTGCTCGTCGATGGCCGGAGCCAGCGCGTCGAAGGCGTAAGGTAGGGGCGGAAGGACGAACATCAGGCGAGCCTCGTGACGGTCGCGATGACGGAGGGAATAGCGGGGATGGCAGGGGGCCCGACTACAGCGGAGAACGCCTCAAGCGTGATGTCCGTACCTGTGGAAGCAATAAAGAGCCACTCCAAGTACTGTCCTGCTGTCATGGACACAACCACGTTCGCGTAGGGAAGCGTGCGGTTGTTGTTGTTGCCCATCTCGATGGAGTTGCCCGCGTTCGGCACATTCGTGCCGTTGATCGCGGGCCAGAAGACAATGGTCTCCGTTCCGCCGCCAGTGTGGAGCATCTGGGCCGAGATGTCGAAGCGGTAAACACCCGTAGCGACCACGGTGAGCCGCGTGGGGCCAGTTCCGGGGTCAACCACGGAGACGCCAACCGCGATGTCCGTCGTGTTGAACCGAGCCCGAAGAGGCGTGACCGCCCCGATGGTCTGGTCGGTGGTGTCCGAGAACGAGCCGTATCCCACGACGCCCGCACCACCTACGGTGCCTCCCTGCCACCGCATCTGCGTGACCGAGAACGCATCGACCTCCGGTTGCCAGCCTCGTTCGCAGCGAAAGTTCGCGCTCTCTACACCAGCCCCGAGATTCGTGAACGTGGCAGTCGTGGTCGTCGTCGCGGTGACCACGATGGGTGTCGCCCGGTCGGGGAAGACAAGAGTCGGAGCCACGGAGACATCGTTGCTCGCGAGGTTGTGCGCGAGCGTGACCGAGGCCCCTGCGTTGAGAGGGCCGACCGGAAGCACGCTCACGAGCAGTTGCGTCGGCACGGGCTATCTCCCCGGACTAGGCGGTAGCGGGGAGCGTGGACGCGCCGTCCTCTCCCACATTCGTCTCGCGCGGGGTCTCGGCGACGACGTACACGCCGTCCGCGAAGATCTCCTTGCGGTTCCCAATCTTGAAGGTGTTGTTGCTCTCGATGAGCAGGGTCGGCGTGACGAACGCCCCGGCCTGCCGGATGTTCTCCAGCGCCGTGAGGCGACGGGCCTCGCGCTCCGCGCGGCCCTTCTGCCCGCGACCAGCAAACTGGAGCGCAACCTGACCGACCGCCTCGCCGCGACGAACAGGGGCTCGGACGATCCAGCCCTCACCCTCCTTCATCTCCTCGGGGCGGAAGACGAAGGCGTTCTTCTTCTTGTCAGTGACCGTGAGGCCGCCGCCCGTGCTCTTCCATGCGAGACCGGAGATCACCGGGACCTGCGTGAGGAGGTTCGGGGGGTCGAGCGGGCGGGCGTCGTGACGGTCGGCGTTGACCACCTTTCGCATGCCCTTGTCCGCGCGCCTCTTGTCCTGCGGGCGGGCGAACATGTCCGTCTCAAGCGGAAGGCCGTAGCCGTACTTCGCGGTCTTGTCCTCGGCGACCTGCTCGCTCGTGACCTCGCCGCCCTCGGCCTGCGCCTCCGCTTCTTCCTTCTTCGTGGGGGTGTAGAGCGCGCGCTGGTAGACCTTGCGCCCGCCCTCCTTCTTGATCTTCACGCCCGCGAAAACAACCGCGACGCGCTGCCCGCGCTCGTAGAGGGCGATGCTGCACTCCTCGGCGTTCGTACCGGAGAAGGAGAAGGTGAGGTCGTAGTTGCTCACGCCCACCGCGAGCGGGTCGCGCCCGAAGACCTTCGTGTAGTCGTAGAACTGCACGGGGAAGCCGCGCTTCCCGCCCTGCTGCCACGACCGCTGCATCTCCCGCTTCTGCGAGCGGCTGAAGGTGCGCTGCTTGCGCTCCGCAGGGTTGCGCTTCGGCGCGTTGCTGTACCATGCGCTCGGGGCGTTGTCGTAGAGGTTGAACAGCCACGGCACCATGTGCTCCCACGGGATGTCCGAGAGCAGGTTCATGCGCACGAAGAAGGGCTTGCCGAGCGCAGCGGCTTCCGCGCCCGCCTCGTCCAGCGCGTGGATGAGGAGGCGGAGGTACGCGACCGGGTCCGCCACGAGGGCGAAGAGGCAGGTCGCCTTCTTCCAGTCGTTCTGGAAGGCGCTCGTGTTCTGCCCCGTGTAGACGAGGCAGGTGCTCTTGCAGAAGGCCGAGGCACCGGAGCAGGTCGAGAAGCCGAACTTCTTCGGGAAGGCCTCCTCAAGGTTCGCCACCTGCTGCTCGGTAAGCGTCAGAACGCCCGCCTTCGCGTCGTACCGTCCGACTCCGCTGGGCGTCGTCTGAATCTGCACGGGGATGATGGTCTGGTTCTCGCCCTGCGGGAGAGAGCGCACGACCTTCGGGAACCCGCGACCGCTCTGAATCGAGGTGATGATCTGGGAGAGGGGATGGTTGAACCCGTAGACCTGCATGGTCTCGGCGTCAAACGCGTCGCCGTCAGGGTCGGGACGCCCTGCGTCCACCCAGTTCTCGTACTTCGCCTCTGCCGCCGTCCCGTAGGTGGCGGGAAACTCCGTCGCCAACTTGTCGGCGGGGTAGAGGTTCAGGCCGAGGAGGTCGCCCGAGGTCCGCGTGTCGAGCGACGTCGGGTTGCGGTTGTTCATCGTGTCCTTGACCAACTTCGCGTTCCGGCCCATCAACTCCTTCGCCCACACGCCGGGGTTCTTGGAGGAGAAGAAGCCCGTAGGACCGAAGATGGCCCGACCGAAGCGGTCGAGTTGCGCACGGGTCTTCCGCTCGCGCTCCCCTGTCTTCTTGTTGGTCTCCATGACCGACTGCTTCTGCTCCGAAGCAAGGAAGGCGAAGAGCGGACGGATGCGCTCCACGGCCTGCTCGGGGGTGAGCGCGAAGACGTCGTTCTTCGAGATGGAGTCGGGCAGCCCCGCCAGACCGAGAACCTCGTCGAGGCTCTTGGCGGGGTTGCGCCGCCGGGGGTTCTGCGTGGGGGTGCGCGCGAGCGTTCCGAGATCCTCGACGACAATGTTGCCCTCGACGCCCGCAGCCTTCGCCGCCTCAACGGCGCTCGCCGCCGTCTGGCCGCCTTCGAGGATGCGACCATCGGGGAGAATGGCCGCGTACATCTGGGTGATCATCATGGGGAGTATCTCCGCAAACAGGGTTCAGGGCGTCGGGGCCGCAGGCGCGGTGGGGCCGGGGAGGCTACCGGCTCCCGTAACGCCACCCGGAGCCGTCACGCCGCCAGCACCCTTCGCAGGAGCCTCTTCAGCGGCGGCCTCGCCCGTCCGAACCACACCCCCGACACCGGGACGAAGGTTCGACGCCATGAGCGACATCGGAGAGACACGCGTAGCGCCTCCCCGGAAGATCTGCTTCGGGTCGACGAAGGTGCGCTTGTTCTGGGAGAACCACCACCACGCGCCACCAGCCGCGACGGCCCCGAGCGCGACGAGTGCGAGTACGGCACCCTTGGAGGGGTTGGTGCGCCGCGACTTGCGGTCGCGCTTCTTGCGGGAGGCCTTTGCCAAGAGACACCTCGGGTCGCTTCATCCCTACCGTTAGGCCTGCCCCACGTCGAGCGGTCTAGAAAGGCGGAGTGCTACACGCGTCGCCCGGAACGACAAAGAGCAAACCGGCGTCACGACGGACGTCTCCATGCTCCATACTCCTATAGCGACTCAATAAGGTACGAGCACAAAGCGCGCAGCCGCGTAAGGCCCTATCAAACCGCTGACGCGGAGATAACTCGGTCTCCGCTAACGATAAGGTCGCTCGCCTCGCCGATAACTTATGGGCCGAAGACACCGGTCTCCATAGTCTCCGGTTGCCCGAAGTTATGAAACGGGTGCCGGGGAGAGATGGCAGACGGGCGGCCCAGAGCGCGGGGAGGCTCACCCGGATGTGCGCACGCTCTCGGTCGGCACAGATGCGGTGGCCCGGTTTACGCCCATTCGGGCGTAACTTGGGCAGCACGCACCTGTCAAGGACACTTTCTGGCCCACCTTCGAAACACCTGTCGGCACCTGTGGTGCGCGGAGCGTTTTTGCGCCGGTTCCCTCTCGATTTTGCCCATACTTCCCTAGCCGCTCCATAACATATGGGCATAATCATGATGACGACGGCGCAGAAACGCTCTAGAAGAAGGGGTGGGTCGAAGCGGCATCACGTTGGCTCTTGACGTGGCAACCCCTCGTCGGCGTCTGTCTCGGAACGGGAAGCCCTCGCTAGAGCACACATGCGTCGCGACGAAACCGACGCGCGTCGAGGCATGTTGACGTACGGCGTCTGGGCGAATATGTACTTGTCGCGGAGCGTTCATGTCGGACAGCGAGACGGTGCCCCAGATTTTCGTCTTCGTCAGTGACGAGGGCCGAGTCGTAGGTGTGGGCAAGGAGAAAGACGGTCAGATGGTGGGGGCGTGCCTTGCCGTGCTCGAATCGCCCATCACCCTCCCCGACTGGCTCCTCTTTCTCTCCCGACACGACGACCCCGAGAAGGCAGCCGACGAAGCCATCGAGCGTTTCGGCGGCCTTCGTCTCCATCACATCCTCGTTCTGGAAGACCCCACCATCCTGCCGTCCTTCGCGGGCGGTCCTGTAGGAGAAGCCTAGCCATGTCCACGTCCTCTGTTCCCGTCTCGACCCGCTGGGTGCGCGCGCCGCGCATCCCTGCCGCCACCCGCACGGACGGGCTCACCGTCACGTTCGAGAACGGGTGCTGGCAGGTCGTGCTGCCGGGATCGGTCGAGACCCTCTCGACCCCCGCCGTCGCGTCCTACCTCAACCGGGCCATCGAAGAGGTGGACGAGAAGCACCCGCCCGTCCCGTGGGCCTTCTCGGGCGGCATCTGGCGCGCGGGCGTCTGGGAGATTCGCCCCAACGGCAACGGCTCGTGGGGCATCTACCGCATCATCGACGGACAGGAGGAGCGCGCGAGCCGCCAGCCCTTCCCCTCTGCCGACCGTGCGCGACGCTGGGCCGAGTTGCGCTTCGACCGGGGCGACGCCGGGCTGCGTGGCCCGAAGCCCCGTGCCGGTAGCCGCGCTTCGTTCAAGTTGCCTGACGTCCGCGTGACGGAAGTCGAGCGCGACCACGCCCTCTCCATGCTGGTCACGCTCGGCATCAGTTACAGCGAGTTTGTCCGCGCCGCGCTTGTCTGGGCCGAGCGCAACGTCCTTGACGGTGACGGGTGGGAGATCGAGGAGGACGAGGAGGGCAACCACGCCTTCGTGCCCTCCTCCCCTGCGCCAGAGACGACCTAGCCTTCGTGGGCAGCGCCGAGGATGGCGTACGCCCGAGAGCGGGAGAGCCCCGCTGCGCGTGCGGCCTCGGCCACAGGTGCAGTGGGGTTCTCGGCCATGTAGGCGAGGAGCGCCTCGCGCCGTGCTTCCGCGTCGGTGAAGTAGGGGGAGACGGGGCAGGTCTCCCCGAGGGCCGCACGTCGCTTGGAGACCGCCCTGCGGGAGACGCCGGCTTCGCGTGCGATGGCGCTCGTCGTGCGGTCGCACGCCGCGACCAGCGCATCCACCTGCGCCCTGCGGACCTCGACGTAGGCAGGGATGCCCGCAGCGCGGCGATAGGCCTGCACCGTCTGGGTGGAGACGCCGAACCGGCGCGCGGTGGCAGGGTCGGGCTCGGTCCCGAGGGCGTCTCGGAAGGCGGCGGTCTCGGTGATGGGGTTCTTCGCGGGCATGGGCGTCTCCTTGAACGGGGAAACCCCTACGCGGCCTTTCGGAAGCCGACGTAGGGGTAGAGGTCGCGCGCCTTGGCGAGCGCGTCCTTGTAGTGGGTGAAGCCGTAGCAGCAGGCCGAGACGTCTCGCAGGGAGCCGACGATCACGTTGCCGTGGTAGAGCCGGTGGACGACGTGGACAGGGGCGACGTAGAGGTCGCCCTGTCGGTACGCAACGACCCACCGACCGTCTGGAACCTGCACGACGATGTCGCCGTGGTTCGCAGGGGCGGCCATGAGCCTACTCTTCTCCCGCGTCGTCCTCGTCCTCGTCCTCGTCCTCGTCCTCGTAGGCGTCTTCGTCGTCCTCGTTGTCGAGGGTCTCGGCGTTCGCGATGGCGACCTGCTCCATCACGTACTGCCGCGCCGCAGGACCGCCGGCACGCAGCGGGGCGGGGACGAAGTCCGCGACCATCACCTCTGTGCCGTCGTCCACGTAGATGCCCCCGTCGTCCTCAAGGTCCTCGGGCTCCTCGCCACCGAAGGCCGCCGTGTGGACGTCCTGCGAGACGTAGACCGCGCCACGGTGAGCGCGCGCGGTCTCGGCGGCCTCCAGCAGCGACCACACCGTGTGGTCCCACGGGTGCTTGCAGAGGACGCTCTCGTCCACGTTGACGACCTCTCCACGCTTGTCAACGACGTCGACCAACCCCGTGATGACGATCAGGGGACGGGCGTAGTAGAACTCCTTGGGGTCGTAGGGAATGTCGTCGGCGTTGGCCTTCTCGCCAGCGTCGCGACGCACGGCCAACTCGGCGCAGAGCGCCTCGACCGTGGGCACGGTCAGGCCGCGCCACGTGAAGGTGAGGTTCGTATCGGTCGACAGGGTTACCTTGGGCATGGGGGCGTTCTCCACGAAGGGGGATGTAGTGGGGGGATGGTCGGGTGTGACAAGGTGAAGGTTCGGTCTGCGCATCCGCAGCCTCTACCAACGTCCAGACGCTCTGTCAACCGACTGTGTAGGACCGACCGTAGGCTTTCCAGCCCGTGTCGTAGCCCTTCACAGGGTGTGGCAGGCGCAGATGGTAGACGGTGTCGATGCAGGGTTCGTCGCCCTCCTCGATCTCCATGCGCGAGGCGACGACCTTCGCGAGGACGGGCTCGGGGAGGCGCACGGGGCCCCTGTGGTCGAAGATGCGGCTCACCTTGACGAGGGTGCCCCGCACGACGCTCGCGTCCCTCTCGGCCATGCGCACGGCGAGGACCGCCGTCGGAACGCGCAGCGCCTCGCGCCTGTGCGTGTCGAGGTCGAGCAGGTAGATGCCCGGTCTCACGCGTCCCCCACAGGGGTGCCGACGAAGTCCTCTACCAGTGGATCGTGGCCCCACTCGGCGCGCACGCTGGGGTAGACCTCGCGCATCCCAGCCTCGACCTCTTCGCGGGTGCTCCCCGTGTGGTGCGATGCGCCACTGTCGTCGGGGGCGATGAGCATCCCACACCAGCGGGCCTCGGGGTGGGTCGCCTCGGGCTCCTCCCACACACGACACGACCAACCGTCGTCCAGTGCGGACGTCGTGACGGGGGTGGCGAGACCGGCCATGTGGTGGCTTTCGGGCGCGTAGCGGTCGAACGTGCGGCGGTCGACGGCGACCATGATGCGGGTCGTCACGCGTCGGTTCCACTGAACGAAGAGCCCGCGCGCCGCGAGCGCGTGGACGAGGTCGCGCCCCACCTTGGCGTGCGTCCGCGCTCCCTCGGACGGGCTCCCCTCGGGGGACCCGTGGAAGCACAGGTAGACGACCCCGTCGGTGAGGGCGTGGTCGGTGTCCTGCGCGTGGTAGAACGCGTAGCCCCTCGGGGCGACCTCGGGGTTGTCGAGCGCCACCTGTCCGCAGGACGAGCAGCAGGAGAAGTCGCCCCGCAGGACGATTCCGGTCTCGGCCTCGACCTCGCGGAAGATGCGGTGGAGGTCGCGCCGGCTGGGGACGATGGGGGTGGGTCCGTGGTTCATGGGCGGGTCCTCGGGTAGGCGTGTTGGCGAGCGTAGGTCCATGCGCCGGGAGCAACCTTGGCGTCCTCGGGGTCGCAGAAGACGAAGTCAACGTAGGCGTCGGCGTATGCCAACTCGGCGTCGTTGGTGGGGTGGGGGGCGACCTTCGTCACCCGCACCTTCACCGGGGGGTCGAAGAGGTAGTCCGCGCCCCCCGGCAGGTCCACGAGGTGAACGTACACCTCGCTCCCCACCAGCATGCGCGCGTCTTCCTCGGCGGCGGCCTCGGCGGCCTCTTGGGTCGGGTGACGCACGACCTCGTGTTGCCAAGCGTCGAGGTCGAGCACGGACACGGCAGGGAGCGTGATGCGTTCGGGCATGTCAGTCCGCCTTGCCGCCGAGAATGACGGTGAACGGGTTGGGCTTTGGGGTGGGTGCGGCGGACGCGCGCTGCGCCGCCGGGAGAGGGGACGGGGTCGCCTCGGCCTTGCGCCCCTTGTCACGGGAGAGGGCGGCGCGCTCCTGTGCCGTGCGCGTGTCCCCCACCACGAAGGCTTCCATGGCGGCCTTGCGCAGGGCGGGCTGGAGGTCGTCTGGGCAGGCGTCGAGGACCTCTCGCGCCAGCCCGTGAATCACGTGGTTCGCCGGTCCCCCGTTGAGGAAGGAGTCGAACCATTCGAACCAGAGGATCGCCTTCTGCCCTGCGCGCTTGCCGCCCGCCGGGGTGGAGTGATGGGCGACGACGTCGACCGTGTCGCAGGTGACCTCCCACGCCCAGCGCAGGGTGTCCACGCCCATGTCCGAGACGAAGGCGTTGAGCACGACCTTGGCCGGCGCGGGGTCGAAGGGGAAGGCGTCCGAGGCGGGGGCGGGCTTCATGCGGCACCCGCCTCTTCCTTGGCCGTGGGCGCGAAGGCCGACTCAATCAGAGCCCTCACCTCCTCGTCGGACAGGCCTGACTGCTTCTTGAGGTCGTAGAGGGCGTCTGCCGTCGCCCCGAGCCGTTCGGTGTCCGCACGCGTCACGTTGCCGTAGATGAACGCGCGCTCGGCAAGCGCAGCGGTCGCCGCGTTGAGGTCCTCGTGCTGGAAGACAATCTTGAGCCCCCAGTAGTACTGGGAGAGCGCCCGAATCGTGTTGAGCAGGGTTTCGAGGACGAAGGTGCGGTTCGCGCCGTTGTCGTCCTGCCAACCGAGGGCGAGGGTCTTGATCGCGTCGTGCGCAGCGTACCCCGAGAGACCGTTCTCGCCCGTGTCGAACACGAGCGTCGACCATGGGTTGCCCTCGGTCTCGGGGGGCTGGGTGAGGTTGTCGAGGTTGAGCGTCTTGGGCATGGGAGGCCTCCTAGAGGTCATGGGGAGAGGGGGAGTCGGTG contains:
- a CDS encoding superoxide dismutase; the encoded protein is MFVLPPLPYAFDALAPAIDEQGVRRHYLDNHAGYTKKVNELAPKGASLPSILATAPIGSPLYNNAAQYWAHNMWWEGMRPASQGGGRRPTGASAQVVEQLGGYEAFKKAWVEKGGALFGSGWVWLTLDRKGRANIVALPNAILPQRSDGSFPILVSDLWEHAYYCQYGTKRKDYLARFLDVVCWNSVNARIALWQRCCA